One window of Papaver somniferum cultivar HN1 chromosome 9, ASM357369v1, whole genome shotgun sequence genomic DNA carries:
- the LOC113311533 gene encoding GDSL esterase/lipase At3g09930-like: MPFLASFMGIKSPMPYTQLDDLSKTKVSNGMNFAHGGTGVFNTWMKKEPNMTIQIDTFKQYIADGVYTKSDLDESMAVVSSSGNDYTQYNAVYHGTHEGYQAFVAKVIDQLELNIREIKKTGVNKVVMLTMQPLGCLPYKEKTLSYEKCDKPLNNDTIYHNTFLQKAVQRLNKETTDSPFHILDLYSAFMSVINKRGGGANNSH; the protein is encoded by the exons ATGCCATTTCTAGCATCATTTATGGGAATCAAATCTCCAATGCCTTACACACAATTGGACGACTTAAGTAAAACAAAGGTTAGCAATGGGATGAACTTCGCTCATGGTGGTACCGGTGTTTTCAACACATGGATGAAGAAGGAACCAAATATGACCATACAAATCGATacttttaaacagtatattgcaGATGGAGTTTACACCAAAAGCGACCTTGACGAGTCCATGGCCGTTGTTTCTAGCTCTGGTAATGACTACACACAATATAACGCAGTTTACCATGGCACCCATGAG GGATATCAAGCGTTTGTTGCAAAAGTCATAGATCAGTTAgagttgaatataagagaaattaaaAAGACGGGAGTGAACAAAGTGGTAATGCTGACTATGCAACCTCTTGGATGTCTTCCTTACAAGGAAAAAACTTTATCCTACGAAAAGTGCGACAAACCTTTAAACAATGACACCATATATCACAACACGTTTCTGCAAAAAGCTGTTCAGAGGCTCAACAAGGAAACAACTGATTCTCCATTTCATATTCTCGATCTCTATAGCGCTTTCATGTCTGTGATCAATAAACGAGGAGGAGGAGCAAACAACtcgcactag